One region of Eupeodes corollae chromosome 1, idEupCoro1.1, whole genome shotgun sequence genomic DNA includes:
- the LOC129947997 gene encoding putative uncharacterized protein DDB_G0271606, translated as MEVPEAPNDNEAELAHVLQAKKQQIDAYEDQLKKLKEEMEPLLSALRNKIEARRQKEAAEKEDKKAQRLLQQQQHQQAKQTKPETRQQKQQPQQQQPQPKPATKITGDEQKMKALPAVTGPMSEGPSTSSKAKQQQQQQLQTRQQQQKQQQQPQKQHAV; from the exons ATGGAGGTGCCTGAAGCCCCCAACGACAACGAAGCGGAGCTGGCACATGTGCTGCAGGCAAAAAAGCAGCAAATAGATGCCTATGAGGACCAGCTAAAAAAGCTGAAGGAGGAGATGGAGCCCCTTCTCAGTGCACtgagaaacaaaattgaagcgCGCCGACAAAAAGAGGCAGCCGAGAAGGAGGACAAAAAAGCACAACGGctcctacaacaacaacagcatcaaCAGGCGAAACAAACAAAGCCAGAAACaaggcaacaaaaacaacaaccacagcagcaacaaccaCAGCCAAAGCCTGCTACCAAAATCACTGGagatgaacaaaaaatgaaggctttaccagcagtgacaggcccaatGTCTGAGGGCCCATCCACTTCGAGTAAGGccaagcagcagcaacaacaacagctacaAACAAGGCAGCAacagcagaaacagcaacaacagccgCAGAAGCAGCAT gcTGTGTAG
- the LOC129942312 gene encoding 6-pyruvoyl tetrahydrobiopterin synthase — translation MSQPVAFLTRKEIFSACHRLNSNQLTAEENLEIYGKCNNPNGHGHNYIVEVTVRGPIDARTGMVMNITDLKFAMDDVIFKHLDHKNLDKDVEFFENIPSTTENVAVYIWDNLRQKLKKPELLYEVKIYETDKNSVIYRGPYFQNYIFANGKRDQKDSCANISSDSD, via the exons ATGTCCCAACCGGTTGCATTTTTAACTCGTAAAGAAATATTCAGTGCTTGTCATCGTTTGAACAG TAATCAACTAACTGCAGAAGAAAATCTAGAAATCTATGGAAAATGCAATAATCCCAATGGCCATGGACACAATTACATTG tgGAAGTTACTGTTCGAGGTCCCATTGATGCTCGTACTGGAATGGTTATGAATATAACTGATCTCAAATTTGCAATGGATGATGTTATTTTCAAACACTTAGACCACAAGAATCTCGATAAAGATGTTGAATTCTTcgaaaatatt CCAAGTACAACGGAAAATGTAGCAGTATATATTTGGGATAATCTACGTCAGAAACTTAAGAAACCAGAACTGTTGTATGAAGTTAAAATCTACGAAACTGACAAGAACTCTGTAATCTATCGTGGACCATATTTCCAAAATTACATATTTGCCAATGGAAAACGCGATCAAAAAGATTCCTGTGCTAATATATCATCTGACTCGGACTAA